A region from the Sebastes umbrosus isolate fSebUmb1 chromosome 18, fSebUmb1.pri, whole genome shotgun sequence genome encodes:
- the tfap2b gene encoding transcription factor AP-2-beta isoform X3 codes for MLWKLVENVKYEDIYEDRHDGVSSHSSRLSQLGSVSHGGPYSSAPPLSHAPSSDFQPPYFPPPYQPLAHYQSQDPYSHVSDPYSLNSLHQSQQSAWGARQRQDAAGERMDSSALLAQPRASLPQLSGLDPRRDYTHGVRRPDVLLHSAHPGLDSGMGDGLLHGLHGMEDVQTIDDTNGTSILDQSVIKKVPMPHKNMGSLMLGKDGLIGGISVNINEVFCSVPGRLSLLSSTSKYKVTVGEVQRRLSPPECLNASLLGGVLRRAKSKNGGKCLREKLEKIGLNLPAGRRKAANVTLLTSLVEGEAVHLARDFGYICETEFPTKAVSEYLNRQHADPNELHTRKNMLLATKQLCKEFTDLLAQDRTPLGNSRPSPILEPGIQSCLSHFSFITHGFGSPAICAALTTLQNYLTEALKGLDKMFLNNPPNNRHGDGGNKADKDEKQRK; via the exons GACCGGCATGACGGCGTCTCGAGCCACAGCTCGCGCCTGTCCCAGCTGGGCTCGGTGTCGCACGGGGGACCCTACTCGAGCGCGCCTCCGCTGTCTCACGCGCCATCCTCGGACTTCCAGCCTCCGTATTTCCCGCCACCTTACCAGCCGCTCGCTCACTACCAGAGCCAGGACCCGTACTCCCACGTCAGCGACCCGTACTCCCTGAACTCGCTGCACCAGAGCCAGCAGAGCGCCTGGGGTGCTCGGCAGCGGCAGGATGCGGCCGGAGAGCGGATGGACAGCTCGGCTCTGCTCGCTCAGCCTCGGGCCTCGCTGCCGCAACTGTCCGGACTGGACCCGCGGAGGGATTACACACACGGTGTGAGGCGGCCGGACGTGCTGCTGCACTCCGCTCACCCGGGACTAGACTCCGGGATGGGAGACGGACTGCTGCACGGGCTGCACGGCATGGAGGACGTCCAG ACCATTGATGACACCAACGGAACGAGCATCCTGGATCAATCAGTCATTAAgaaag TGCCCATGCCGCACAAGAACATGGGCTCTCTGATGCTCGGTAAGGACGGCCTCATCGGTGGCATCTCCGTCAACATTAACGAGGTGTTCTGCTCGGTACCGGGCCGCCTGTCGCTGCTCAGCTCCACCTCCAAGTACAAAGTGACCGTAGGGGAGGTGCAGAGGAGACTGTCTCCACCAGAGTGCCTCAACGCCTCCTTGTTGGGGGGCGTGTTGAGAAG agcAAAGTCCAAAAACGGTGGGAAATGTCTGCGAGAAAAGCTGGAGAAGATTGGACTCAATTTACCTGCTGGGAGACGCAAAGCTGCCAACGTCACATTACTAACATCTCTAGTAGAAG GTGAGGCGGTCCACCTGGCTCGGGACTTCGGTTACATCTGCGAGACGGAGTTCCCAACCAAAGCTGTGAGCGAGTACCTCAACCGGCAGCACGCGGACCCCAACGAGCTGCACACGCGGAAAAACATGCTGCTGGCGACAAA ACAGCTGTGTAAGGAGTTCACAGACCTGCTGGCCCAGGACCGGACTCCCCTGGGCAACTCCAGGCCCAGCCCCATCCTGGAGCCCGGCATCCAGAGCTGCCTCTCCCACTTCTCCTTCATCACGCACGGCTTCGGCTCGCCCGCCATCTGCGCCGCGCTCACCACCCTCCAGAACTACCTCACCGAGGCTCTCAAAGGACTCGACAAGATGTTTCTCAACAACCCTCCCAACAACCGGCACGGGGACGGCGGCAACAAGGCCGACAAAGACGAGAAGCAGCGGAAATGA
- the tfap2b gene encoding transcription factor AP-2-beta isoform X1: MHNTRTLKQLNDRHDGVSSHSSRLSQLGSVSHGGPYSSAPPLSHAPSSDFQPPYFPPPYQPLAHYQSQDPYSHVSDPYSLNSLHQSQQSAWGARQRQDAAGERMDSSALLAQPRASLPQLSGLDPRRDYTHGVRRPDVLLHSAHPGLDSGMGDGLLHGLHGMEDVQTIDDTNGTSILDQSVIKKVPMPHKNMGSLMLGKDGLIGGISVNINEVFCSVPGRLSLLSSTSKYKVTVGEVQRRLSPPECLNASLLGGVLRRAKSKNGGKCLREKLEKIGLNLPAGRRKAANVTLLTSLVEGEAVHLARDFGYICETEFPTKAVSEYLNRQHADPNELHTRKNMLLATKQLCKEFTDLLAQDRTPLGNSRPSPILEPGIQSCLSHFSFITHGFGSPAICAALTTLQNYLTEALKGLDKMFLNNPPNNRHGDGGNKADKDEKQRK; the protein is encoded by the exons GACCGGCATGACGGCGTCTCGAGCCACAGCTCGCGCCTGTCCCAGCTGGGCTCGGTGTCGCACGGGGGACCCTACTCGAGCGCGCCTCCGCTGTCTCACGCGCCATCCTCGGACTTCCAGCCTCCGTATTTCCCGCCACCTTACCAGCCGCTCGCTCACTACCAGAGCCAGGACCCGTACTCCCACGTCAGCGACCCGTACTCCCTGAACTCGCTGCACCAGAGCCAGCAGAGCGCCTGGGGTGCTCGGCAGCGGCAGGATGCGGCCGGAGAGCGGATGGACAGCTCGGCTCTGCTCGCTCAGCCTCGGGCCTCGCTGCCGCAACTGTCCGGACTGGACCCGCGGAGGGATTACACACACGGTGTGAGGCGGCCGGACGTGCTGCTGCACTCCGCTCACCCGGGACTAGACTCCGGGATGGGAGACGGACTGCTGCACGGGCTGCACGGCATGGAGGACGTCCAG ACCATTGATGACACCAACGGAACGAGCATCCTGGATCAATCAGTCATTAAgaaag TGCCCATGCCGCACAAGAACATGGGCTCTCTGATGCTCGGTAAGGACGGCCTCATCGGTGGCATCTCCGTCAACATTAACGAGGTGTTCTGCTCGGTACCGGGCCGCCTGTCGCTGCTCAGCTCCACCTCCAAGTACAAAGTGACCGTAGGGGAGGTGCAGAGGAGACTGTCTCCACCAGAGTGCCTCAACGCCTCCTTGTTGGGGGGCGTGTTGAGAAG agcAAAGTCCAAAAACGGTGGGAAATGTCTGCGAGAAAAGCTGGAGAAGATTGGACTCAATTTACCTGCTGGGAGACGCAAAGCTGCCAACGTCACATTACTAACATCTCTAGTAGAAG GTGAGGCGGTCCACCTGGCTCGGGACTTCGGTTACATCTGCGAGACGGAGTTCCCAACCAAAGCTGTGAGCGAGTACCTCAACCGGCAGCACGCGGACCCCAACGAGCTGCACACGCGGAAAAACATGCTGCTGGCGACAAA ACAGCTGTGTAAGGAGTTCACAGACCTGCTGGCCCAGGACCGGACTCCCCTGGGCAACTCCAGGCCCAGCCCCATCCTGGAGCCCGGCATCCAGAGCTGCCTCTCCCACTTCTCCTTCATCACGCACGGCTTCGGCTCGCCCGCCATCTGCGCCGCGCTCACCACCCTCCAGAACTACCTCACCGAGGCTCTCAAAGGACTCGACAAGATGTTTCTCAACAACCCTCCCAACAACCGGCACGGGGACGGCGGCAACAAGGCCGACAAAGACGAGAAGCAGCGGAAATGA
- the tfap2b gene encoding transcription factor AP-2-beta isoform X2 produces MLVHSYSTADRHDGVSSHSSRLSQLGSVSHGGPYSSAPPLSHAPSSDFQPPYFPPPYQPLAHYQSQDPYSHVSDPYSLNSLHQSQQSAWGARQRQDAAGERMDSSALLAQPRASLPQLSGLDPRRDYTHGVRRPDVLLHSAHPGLDSGMGDGLLHGLHGMEDVQTIDDTNGTSILDQSVIKKVPMPHKNMGSLMLGKDGLIGGISVNINEVFCSVPGRLSLLSSTSKYKVTVGEVQRRLSPPECLNASLLGGVLRRAKSKNGGKCLREKLEKIGLNLPAGRRKAANVTLLTSLVEGEAVHLARDFGYICETEFPTKAVSEYLNRQHADPNELHTRKNMLLATKQLCKEFTDLLAQDRTPLGNSRPSPILEPGIQSCLSHFSFITHGFGSPAICAALTTLQNYLTEALKGLDKMFLNNPPNNRHGDGGNKADKDEKQRK; encoded by the exons ATGTTAGTCCACTCCTACTCCACCGCG GACCGGCATGACGGCGTCTCGAGCCACAGCTCGCGCCTGTCCCAGCTGGGCTCGGTGTCGCACGGGGGACCCTACTCGAGCGCGCCTCCGCTGTCTCACGCGCCATCCTCGGACTTCCAGCCTCCGTATTTCCCGCCACCTTACCAGCCGCTCGCTCACTACCAGAGCCAGGACCCGTACTCCCACGTCAGCGACCCGTACTCCCTGAACTCGCTGCACCAGAGCCAGCAGAGCGCCTGGGGTGCTCGGCAGCGGCAGGATGCGGCCGGAGAGCGGATGGACAGCTCGGCTCTGCTCGCTCAGCCTCGGGCCTCGCTGCCGCAACTGTCCGGACTGGACCCGCGGAGGGATTACACACACGGTGTGAGGCGGCCGGACGTGCTGCTGCACTCCGCTCACCCGGGACTAGACTCCGGGATGGGAGACGGACTGCTGCACGGGCTGCACGGCATGGAGGACGTCCAG ACCATTGATGACACCAACGGAACGAGCATCCTGGATCAATCAGTCATTAAgaaag TGCCCATGCCGCACAAGAACATGGGCTCTCTGATGCTCGGTAAGGACGGCCTCATCGGTGGCATCTCCGTCAACATTAACGAGGTGTTCTGCTCGGTACCGGGCCGCCTGTCGCTGCTCAGCTCCACCTCCAAGTACAAAGTGACCGTAGGGGAGGTGCAGAGGAGACTGTCTCCACCAGAGTGCCTCAACGCCTCCTTGTTGGGGGGCGTGTTGAGAAG agcAAAGTCCAAAAACGGTGGGAAATGTCTGCGAGAAAAGCTGGAGAAGATTGGACTCAATTTACCTGCTGGGAGACGCAAAGCTGCCAACGTCACATTACTAACATCTCTAGTAGAAG GTGAGGCGGTCCACCTGGCTCGGGACTTCGGTTACATCTGCGAGACGGAGTTCCCAACCAAAGCTGTGAGCGAGTACCTCAACCGGCAGCACGCGGACCCCAACGAGCTGCACACGCGGAAAAACATGCTGCTGGCGACAAA ACAGCTGTGTAAGGAGTTCACAGACCTGCTGGCCCAGGACCGGACTCCCCTGGGCAACTCCAGGCCCAGCCCCATCCTGGAGCCCGGCATCCAGAGCTGCCTCTCCCACTTCTCCTTCATCACGCACGGCTTCGGCTCGCCCGCCATCTGCGCCGCGCTCACCACCCTCCAGAACTACCTCACCGAGGCTCTCAAAGGACTCGACAAGATGTTTCTCAACAACCCTCCCAACAACCGGCACGGGGACGGCGGCAACAAGGCCGACAAAGACGAGAAGCAGCGGAAATGA